The following are encoded together in the Lactuca sativa cultivar Salinas chromosome 1, Lsat_Salinas_v11, whole genome shotgun sequence genome:
- the LOC111879344 gene encoding aspartic proteinase 36: MSTVYITARNAVISTLLGVVVLLQAVSGFPAILTLERAFSVKHRIKLSELRYRDILRHGRMLLKDTSPKGVIGFVAEGSYDLRVAGLYYTKVKLGTPSKDYYLQIDTGSDVSWVSCRPCNDCPTSSGFNIPITLYDPSSSSTSSPISCSDQRCPQASQTYDSSSCLNNHCTYTIQYGDDSATSGHYVSDLMHFKIIVSGTETELSNTSASIVFGCGTIESGVLTTPDSALDGILGLGQQGRSIISQLSSQGITPNSFAHCLADGGGLLVIGQPMVPYIVFTPFVKSQGYYSINLQSISVNDKMLSIDPSVFAINDDKAGTIVDSGTTLAYLTEEAYTPFVDAITKSVSLSVQPHTSNGNTCYSITSSVSNIFPIVSLNFVGGASMHLRPQDYLSHQSSKSGAEVWCMGFQRSHQKGITILGDLVLKDKFIVYDLDAQRIGWARYDCFSIVQVSSNSSSSSGEAVTPSQISGGRSLGIRSQQQIPVIVISSIIYLTMMFIGFQATRMSL, translated from the exons ATGTCGACGGTTTATATTACTGCCAGAAATGCGGTTATTTCAACATTACTAGGCGTCGTTGTGTTGCTGCAGGCGGTTTCTGGGTTTCCGGCGATTCTCACTCTGGAAAGAGCTTTTTCGGTGAAGCATAGAATTAAGTTGAGTGAACTTAGATATAGAGACATTTTGAGACACGGTAGGATGTTACTGAAGGATACCTCTCCAAAAGGGGTTATTGGGTTTGTTGCTGAAGGAAGTTATGATCTTCGTGTTGCTGG GTTGTATTACACAAAAGTAAAACTGGGAACTCCTTCAAAAGACTATTATTTACAAATTGACACCGGAAGTGACGTGTCATGGGTTAGTTGCAGACCGTGCAATGATTGCCCAACATCAAGTGGATTTAAC ATTCCTATTACATTGTATGACCCTTCAAGCTCATCAACATCTTCTCCAATCTCATGTTCAGACCAAAGATGTCCTCAAGCGAGTCAAACGTATGATTCTAGCTCATGTTTGAATAATCATTGCACTTACACAATTCAATATGGAGATGATAGTGCAACATCTGGTCATTATGTATCTGACTTGATGCATTTTAAGATTATTGTTAGTGGTACCGAAACAGAATTATCAAATACTTCAGCTTCAATTGTATTTGG TTGTGGCACAATTGAATCGGGGGTCTTAACCACACCTGATAGCGCACTTGATGGGATTTTGGGATTAGGTCAGCAAGGTAGGTCTATCATATCCCAACTTTCTTCGCAAGGGATTACTCCTAATTCCTTCGCACATTGTCTTGCTGATGGAGGTGGGCTTTTGGTTATTGGTCAACCAATGGTGCCATATATAGTATTTACTCCATTTGTTAAATCACA GGGGTATTATAGTATAAATTTGCAAAGTATTTCGGTCAATGATAAAATGTTGTCAATTGATCCATCGGTATTTGCAATAAATGATGATAAAGCAGGAACAATTGTTGATTCAGGAACAACTTTGGCATACCTCACGGAAGAGGCTTACACCCCTTTTGTAGATGCA ATCACAAAGTCGGTTTCACTGTCCGTACAACCACATACATCAAACGGAAATACTTGCTATTCAATTACTTCAAG TGTATCTAATATATTTCCCATCGTAAGTTTGAACTTTGTCGGGGGTGCTTCAATGCATTTAAGACCTCAAGACTACCTTTCTCACCAAAGCTCCAAG AGTGGGGCTGAGGTGTGGTGCATGGGCTTTCAGAGGAGTCACCAGAAAGGAATCACTATTTTAGGAG ACCTTGTTCTTAAGGACAagtttattgtttatgatttggATGCTCAACGGATCGGATGGGCACGTTATGATT GTTTTTCAATTGTACAAGTCTCCTCCAACTCAAGTAGCAGTAGCGGTGAAGCTGTAACCCCCAGTCAGATTAGTGGTGGCAGATCATTGGGGATTAGAAGTCAACAACAAATTCCGGTCATTGTTATTTCCTCCATAATATACCTGACTATGATGTTTATTGGTTTTCAAGCTACTAGAATGTCCCTTTAA